The Myroides fluvii region GTCATAAAAATGATGCTTCCGAAAGCGGCATCGAATGAAAAGACGAACAAACAGCATTTGACCATTTCGGTTACTGAGGATAAGCGTTTTTTCATCAATAAAACGGAAGTCCCTTATGAAGCGTTAGAACAAACGTTATTAGCGGAATTAGGAGGAAATACAGATCAATCTGTTGTAATCCGAATTCCATTTAATTCACAGATACAAGAACTAGTAGATGTCTTACAAATTGGAGTTAAAAACAACATCAAATTTGTAATTGCTACACAAAAGCAATAAAAAAAAGGAGCGAAAAATCGCTCCTTTTTTTTATTGTTTTAATTCAGCTTAAACTGATAGACTATTTTTCCTACTTGTTTGGCAGGTGCCTTATCATTGGCTTGCCATTTGGTTTGCAAGGCTGCAATTTTAGCTTGTTCTAATAAACAGTTTGCTGTATTGGTTGTTCCTTTTACTCCCGCTCTGGCTTCTACTGTATTTCCTACTTGATCTACCCAAACTTCAACAACAACAGTTCCGATTTCATTACAAGTGTATTTTGGAATTGCTTTGACTGTTGCACTTCTTCCATCTAAGGAATAACCAATTCCATCACCTCTTCCATCACCATGTCCGTTACCGACTCCTCCTCCAGATCCACTGCCAATTCCAGTACCTGTTCCACTTCCCATACCGCTTCCACTTCCCGTTCCGTTTCCAGTTCCTGTTCCGTAATATCCTCCATTGGTAGATAAACCTCCTTTTCCACTTCCTGTTGTTCCGCCGCCGCCAGACCCTGTTCCTCCATTCATAAAGCTGCTAATTGCGTCTTTTGTCGTATTGGAAACATCTTGTTTCGCTTGTGCTGGTGTAGTTGCTTTTTTCTCCGTCGTTTCTACTTTCTTCTCCGTCGTTTTCTTTGCAACATGATCCAATTGCTTTTCAACAACGGGCTTGGTTTTCTTCGTTTCGTCTTTTTTATTTACAACAACTGTAGTTTCTTCTCCTTTATCATAAGCCAAGACCTCCTTGTCTTCTATGGGTTCTGCTTTTGCA contains the following coding sequences:
- a CDS encoding energy transducer TonB, translating into MNVKYTKEEKTSIVITLGITLLFFLLLFFIKFMDSHTSYTSFGGGGGGGDGVAISLEGTPGDHLTTSSKPVEVVEEQQQIAKAEPIEDKEVLAYDKGEETTVVVNKKDETKKTKPVVEKQLDHVAKKTTEKKVETTEKKATTPAQAKQDVSNTTKDAISSFMNGGTGSGGGGTTGSGKGGLSTNGGYYGTGTGNGTGSGSGMGSGTGTGIGSGSGGGVGNGHGDGRGDGIGYSLDGRSATVKAIPKYTCNEIGTVVVEVWVDQVGNTVEARAGVKGTTNTANCLLEQAKIAALQTKWQANDKAPAKQVGKIVYQFKLN
- a CDS encoding ExbD/TolR family protein, giving the protein MAIKRNKRFKAEIATSSLSDIMFFLLLFFLILSTLANPNVIKMMLPKAASNEKTNKQHLTISVTEDKRFFINKTEVPYEALEQTLLAELGGNTDQSVVIRIPFNSQIQELVDVLQIGVKNNIKFVIATQKQ